The DNA segment ATCGACAAATCAGGTACTGCTGTTTCTGTAAAGCGCCACAGCCAATGTAAAACCAGAGTAGGTTCAATGATTTGTATGTCGCACCCACTGATTTCATTCTGGTTTAGTGTTTGGGTTGAAGGAACAATCAACAGACCAGATTCTCCTTATTGAGCGCTATTTTCTTACATCAGCATATGTCCCTAATACTGATGGCACAGGTGTGATGGCACTTGCTActgtctgttttttttacacGCCTGGTATTTCTAGTATCACGTTACTCTTGGGTcgattgttattattattttttttctattcaaGTAGTACCGTAGCACCACATGACCAGTATAAATGCCATTATAGTAATAGTACATTACCAGTTTTAAGTGTAAAACATCATGGTTGCAATTTGGATGCATCCGTCTTATGGTATCTTATTGTCTCCCCTCTTCTCGATGTCCCCTTTCAGGCTCGACCATAACGGCAGAGATCCAGGGAGTGATCGACGCGTGTGTCAAACTCACCGGCATGCCCGACCTCACCCTCTCCTTCATGGTGCGTCTCTAACCCATGAGCTGCACTGAGCATGAGAACTTTGCGTAGAATTGCTTCGCGTAGAATAGCAACACGTAGCGTAATATCCTATAATAACTAATTTACATTTACCAGTATGGGCCTtttagaccttttttttttgtcacctGTAAAcctaaaataataacaaacttAACCTACCTACTAACATTACCTATTTATTTAAGTTATTTAACATGCAGGTGTGTCAAAAAAATATAAGACAAAAAGTTACTGTGATTCATGACTCTCATGGGGACAGTTCAGGCCTTACTTTATTTATCAGGTGTTTTCCCTTCCAACTGCATCCCGTTCTACTGTCAAGCTGCTATCCACCTCCCCTAAGTGGTTGTGTATACTTTACCCAGAATCCCCGGCTGCTGGATGACGTGAGCTTCCACCCGTGCGTGCGGTTCAAGCGCTGGGAGGCGGAGAGGATTCTCTCCTTTATCCCTCCGGACGGAAACTTCCGGCTCCTCTCCTACCACGTCAGCTCCCAaaagtcagtctctctctcatctcttatGCTTTCTCCCTTTTTCTGTTGTTCTACCTTTTTGTCTTATGATTTTGTCCTACTCATTGTGTTACTCACGTTCTCTTAATCTTTCTTTCGGTCTATTTCTCTCTATATCCCCCACTGTCAGCCttattctctctccttccttcttaATCAATTCTCTCACTTCCTATTTTTTTATCGCTTGCTCAGCCCTCTCTTtttcaatttctctctctcgtcctccctctctcctccttgtctctctctgtccgtctaaCTTGCACCACTTGTCTCATCATTTAATcacactttcctcctctcctccttattGTCTTCATATAGTGGCTATCCAGTAGGCTATCGAAGGTACTGGTTTCCATCTCTATTGTAGTTGGAGCTTTGTTTTAGCTTAGCTTGTACCCATATAGTTCACTAGGAGATTACTGAGACACAAATAGATGAGTTCAGCGgttctgttgtgttttgaaTTAGAGTTAAATAGGTTactttgtgtgtgattgtatagTTCGTGACCCAATTTTTATTGATCTTGTATTTAGTCTTCTCAATGTGATTCCTTCAAAAGTAACAAAGTAACATTGGCTATTAAATTGCAGTAAATGTCCTACTATGCAGGCAGAATCAGGGCATATTCACCGCCCTCCCACAGTAAGAGGTGTTGTCAGGGAAAGTCTTACTGTTAGTTCAAATGTCGAGCTCACCTGGTATGGCACCGAGCATGGCATTAACGCCACGAGTGCCCATGCTAAGACCTTTATGTTTAACCAGTTTCtgcattgtgtgtctgtgtgtcgacGGGTTGCAGTCTGGTGGCCATCCCAGTGTACGTGAAACACAACATCACGTTCCGGGAGGGCAGCTCGCAGGGCCGCTTCGACCTGACGCTGGGGCCCAAGCAGACCATGGGCAAGGGAGTGGAGGCCGTGCTGGTCAGCAGCCAGCTGCCTCGCGGAGTGCTCAACGCCAACCTCAGCGCCTCCCAGGGGACCTACACCTTCGACCCGGTCACCAAGGTAACGTACACCGtaaacccccctcccctctctcagcCCGTAACCATGGTAACGAACAACTTGCCTCCCCTGCCTTTACCATGGTTATGAGGTTATATAAATAGGGCTGTTTAAAATGTGCACAATAATAACACGTCAATAAGATCTTACTCTAATTAGATTAATTAAAACTGACACATTAACGCAtgttctctttatttatttatttatttatttattgatttattttactttagatTTTTTTAGTGTGATTTTGAAATGTCTTGCCAAGAGAATGTATTTCTATGGGCATATCAGGGTTATCATCGTTTGACAGCCCTAAATATGTAATACAATCTATACCAGAGTGTTTACAAGGTTGCTATATAGATATCGAACGTCATTTTGTCCGTTTCAGAATTCAACCATGGTCACCAATCTTGGAATTGTAACAATGTTTGTTATGTGCTGTGTGTACAGTGAGTTTGAGAAAGCCAACTCTCCCATGCGTGTCCCTGCCTTCCAGATGTTGACGTGGGACGTCGGGAAGATCAACCCCCAGAAGCTGCCCAGCCTCAAGGGCTCCATGAGCCTGCAGGCTGGGGCCTCCAAACCAGACGAGAACCCCAGCATCAACATCCAGTTCAAGATCCAGCAGATGGCCatctcaggtacacacacgcgcacgcttgcacgcgcacacatacacactattaCTTTCTAGTAGTTACAGGAAAAGTAGTAATATAGTAATAATCTATAATAGTATTAGTACCTTTTCTCCTACACAGACACCTGGCTGTCACGTAAGGGTGCTGTTATGTGCAAATGCCACTAGGTGTCGCCAGGCTCATCAAATGATCAATTACAAGATCAAAATGGCACCTCTTTCAAACAAATAGCAATTGTTAATTAAGTATTTATGCATGATATGCTAAGATAATTATGAATAATGATATCCATTTGATATTTCAgataataaaatatgtaaacttatttcattgtattattttatttatttattcttcagGACTGAAGGTGAATCGGTTGGACATGTACGGCGAGAAGTACAAACCTTTCAAAGGCATCAAGTACATGACCAAGGCCGGAAAGTTCCAGGTCCGGACATAGAGGCCTTGGTGCTCTGTCAACCACTAGACCGAACCACTAAAAAGACGGAGAAGGGGGTGTATCAAGATGGTCTTTCAACATTTCAGGGTTCACCCTCAATACTTAAGAGTGCAGGGGGATCACTTCTAGCAGTTAGCTGTTAGCAAACCTTTCAATTCCTTGGGGACACGGCAGGCCATGTAGCTTTTGGCCCAAACTCTATTACGTAAAATATTTCCATTCTTCTAGTAAGACAAAGTTAATGGAGCCGATTCTGTTTCAGATAAACATTACAAACACGTGTTCTTCCACAGAACAAGTAGGGACGCAACGTCTGTTGTGATGTTTAATTGTTCACCAATAGAGATACCGAGAGACCAGTAGTATTGGTTAACATTACTTCTTCCTCATTCTATCTGTCTCTCGCCCGGTATAAAATCTCTAACCGCTTCAGTGGGGTTTACATTCCTTCCTGTTAAAATCTgacttcctcctccatcattttacttttttttgacCGCTCTGTCGGCAGTTCTGTAGTTCTGAACACAGTTCTCCACTGACCAGATGTGACGCTGGTGCCGTCCTATTGAGTGGTAGTACGCGATGGGCAGGGGGGCCTGCAGGGGGTGCTCACTGCTTTCATCCACTCAAGCGAATTAAACTAGAATAGAGTTTCATCTGTCGTATTGATTATTTATAAGATCTCCTTTAATGTCTCCTGCGTTTtttcccccccaattttttattttattttcaatatgtATGTGTCTATATGTAGCAATGTCAAAACATATGACGTTCTTTTTGAGGTGGACAATGCACTCCCTATGAAGCCATCATTACATTGGGCAGTGGGCAACTTTACCTCTTTGATCCTGCTGAATCAGAGGAATAAAGGAAACCTTCGACTACTGACTATCACTGGTTGCCCTCCCCCAATAGCTTGTTTTATCTCTAATTTGTGAGTGAAATATGGGCATCGCTATATTTCACAAGTTTTCTTGTGATATCGTGCATATGTgttctgtgagtttgtgtgaacCTCTGGATGTTTCTCAGAGATTGACCATGTGTTTATATGCAAAGGTGTATTGCTGACATTACTAATATTCTCTATAAGAACATCCAAAATACAATATATCGCTTGGAAACCCAG comes from the Gadus chalcogrammus isolate NIFS_2021 chromosome 6, NIFS_Gcha_1.0, whole genome shotgun sequence genome and includes:
- the ap3m2 gene encoding AP-3 complex subunit mu-2, which codes for MIHSLFLVNSSGDIFLEKHWKSVVSRSVCDYFFEAQERATEPENVPPVIPTPHHYLISVLRHRIYFVAVIQSEVPPLFVIEFLHRVVDTFQDYFGVCTEAAIKDNVVVVYELLEEMLDNGFPLATESNILKELIKPPTILRTMVNTITGSTNVGEQLPTGQLSVVPWRRTGVKYTNNEAYFDVVEEIDVIIDKSGSTITAEIQGVIDACVKLTGMPDLTLSFMNPRLLDDVSFHPCVRFKRWEAERILSFIPPDGNFRLLSYHVSSQNLVAIPVYVKHNITFREGSSQGRFDLTLGPKQTMGKGVEAVLVSSQLPRGVLNANLSASQGTYTFDPVTKMLTWDVGKINPQKLPSLKGSMSLQAGASKPDENPSINIQFKIQQMAISGLKVNRLDMYGEKYKPFKGIKYMTKAGKFQVRT